The genomic interval CAGGAATTGATCATCAAAGGTGTACCCTAGTTGGACATTTCGAAGTCGCAGATAGGAACCATTCTCGAGCCAGATGTCGCTATCGCCTCTCGTGTTTCGTGTATCGGCATAAATAATACGAGGAAAATCACTATCCGGGTTCTCTTGCCATGGCTCATGCCCCGACTCAAAACGGATGTAATTTGAGTTATCAGCAAATAGTCGCCCTTGACGCATACCACCATTGAGAATGTCATTTCCCATTTGGCCACTCCATAACATCGAAAAGTCGACATTCTTGAATGAGAAGCCAGCATTAACGGACAGCAAAAGATCAGCCCAAGGATCGCCGACAATCTGCCTGTCCCCAGTGGTAATCTGGCCATTGTCATCAGTATCGATGTAACGAAGATCTCCTAATTGTGGTCTTTTACCCTCGATGGTAATCGGCGTACCCGCTGAATTTACGTAACTATCAATATCCGCCTGAGTACGGAAGAGCCCATCGGTTTTTAGCAAATAATACTCACCGAGCGAACGACCAATTTCGCTTCGTGTCTGTCCGGTGTAAAAAACTTCGTTGCCGTAACCCAGCTCCAGGATCTCATTATTCAGTGTCGTAATATTGGTACCGACATTGTAATTAAATTCACCTACTTGATCCCGCCACATCAAACCGAGTTCAAAGCCAGTATTTTTAAGGCTCGCTACGTTGGCAAGAGGAGCCCCTCCTTGATTACCTGTTGTCATTGAGATCTGCATCCCCGTAAGGACATCTCGCGTTTCCGAGTTATAATATTCAGCCGTTGCTGTTAAACGGTTATCCAAAAAGACAGCATCCAACCCGATATTCGTCTGAGCGGTACGCTCCCAACGGAGGTTTTCATTGACGATCTGAACTTGGGTAGCTCCGTTTACCAAGCCCTGTCCACTACCAAATACGGTTACGATATTGGGATTAATGGTCCCCAAGTAGCTCCAGTTACCCGGAAAAGCAGCGTTTCCGATCTCTCCGTAATTAGCACGCAGTTTCAGATCATTGATCCACGAAACATCGAAGAAATCTTCATTGCTGATTCTCCACGCACCGGATATCGAGTAAAAATTGTCCCAACGATTTGCAGGGCTTAATTTAGACGATCCATCCCTTCTGAATGTGAGCGTAGCAAAATATTTATCATCGTAAATATAATTAGCACGACCCAGATATGATATCAATGCATACTCTTGAATACTGTTCCAATTGGTTTGATTTTCTTGTCCGGCATTCAACACCGTGATGTAGTCGCCACCCAAGAAAGGAAATTTAAGACGTTGAGCACCCACATCTTCCCAGTATTGATGTTGGTAGGTAAGTCCAGCTACTGCGTCCACATGGTGTTTGCCAAAGTCATGGTCAAAGTTCAATGTATTTTCAATGAGTTCGTTGGTTTCTTTTATGCGGTTTTTGTTACCAGTTGGATCACGGTATTCCTGGTTCATTGTCCAGTTTCCTTCTTTTCTGAAATAACGATACTCATCAAAAATATAATCGATACCTACATTCAGTTTATATGAAAGAAATTTGGTTATCTGCGCCTGCCCCCAGAATGTTCCCCGCATTCTGTAAATTTTCGTATTTGTATCTTCTATCTCCTCTCTGGCAATCGGATTCGTAGCGAAAGTCCGGGCGTTCGCCTCATTTCCGTAACCAAAGCCCCCTAGATTTTCGGGATCCCGAACGGGTATTGTAGGTAACATCCGGATAATATCGATATAAGAACTCGTCTGCAATGGATCTCTATCCGTTTGCGAAAAACTGAACGATTCACCAAATGAGAAGATCCCCTTGTTGCCCTCGGTATTCACGCGGAATGTATAACGGTCAAATGAATTGCCATACATGATACCATCGTTGTTATAGTAGCCACCCGAGATAAAGTAGTTACCAGCATCCCCACCTCCGGAAATAGACACATTATAGTCCTGTACCAAGGCAGTTTGCATGGTTTCTTCCTGCCAATCTGTATCAATATCAGCATGGTCCTGAAGAGTACCATTCCAGACTCCGTCTTTAATAGCCTCCTTGTAAGCCATGTCGTTATACTTCTTGTACTCTTCGGCATTCATCAGGTCGTAACGTGGCGACCAGTCAAAAGACTCACGTACGGAAAAATCAACTACTGCAGGACCTTTCCTTCCTTTCTTTGTCGTGACAATTATAACCCCATTGGCTGCACGTGATCCATAAATAGCTGCTGCGGACGCATCTTTCAGAATTTGAATCGATTCAACATCATTGGGATTGAAATCGGCACCTGCAGATGTGATCAACCCGTCAATAACCCAAAGAGGGTTGTTATTGGTTAGATTGCCTACCCCGCGAATTTCGATACTTGCATCACTACCCGCGTTTCCGGTATTACGAACATTGACACCGGTTGCTAAGCCCTGGATAGACTGAGCGATGGTTGCTGAACCCGTCTTTGCCATCTCACGAGTATCGACAACGGATACTGCACCGGTCAGGTCTTTCTTCCGAACAGACCCGTATCCGATAACAACCACTTCCTCTAGCTCTTCCAGTGATTCAGCCAGTACCACTTGAAGTTCTCGCTGCGAACCTACGGTAACCTCTTGACTCTGATACCCTAAGTAGGAGAATACGAGGATGGTTTCGTTAGAAGGCACTTGGATTGTAAAAACACCGTCCCCGTCCGTCACTGTACTTGTTTCTGAACCTTTGACCTGCACGTTGATTCCTTGCAAAGCTGTGCCCTGCTGATCGGTAACACGACCGGTTACCTTTGTTTGAGCCAGTGATGTTGTTAATTTTGTGGTGGTCGGTATCATATGTGCTGGCTCACGAGCACTGAGCGAACCTACCGTACCGATGCTTACCAGCAGGCATATAGCAACCTTCACCGGATTAGGCCATTGGCTCTTACCTTTTATATTTTTTTTCATACAACACGGTTTATTAGGTGATAAAAAGGTTTATTGCATTATTTTGTCATTTCTTTTATGAGTTCTACTTCTTCGGCTATATACGGGGTTCCATCTGTACGGAGGATATCATGGAACCACAATTCTGGTTCAGCTGTATAAGTCTTTGTCCAGCTGTCCCAAGGGTATTTTGTCTGTGTTTTACCATCCACAAATCCCCAGTTGAACATGGCCACTTGATTCTCTTTGGCGATCGGCAAAAACCCTTCGAACGTACTCCCATTGGGTCGGGCCATGTATTCGGTACAAAGTAATGGCCGATTATACCGCTGTAACTCTGTAAGTCTCTTTTCAAAGTCAGCAGGTTCTTCATAGTGGTGAAAACTGATAATGTCTGAATTTTCGATCTGTAATTTCTCGATAGGTTTAAGCTGCTCATGAGAAGACCAATCGCCACCTCCCCAGATACCAGAAGTCAACGGTTGTGAAGGATTTACAGAACGAGCCCATTTGAATGCCTTATCTAAAAGAGGGATTACGTAATCTACTTTATCTTTGATTTCAATTGCCTCATAAGACGGACCGGTCATATTGTCCGGTTCATTCCAGATATCCCAACCGAGTATACGATCATCTTCAGCAAAGTGAGATACGACACCTTTAACATAGCGTTCCAACCGAGGGTATTGTGTCGAGTCCTTTAACGCATATTGCCCCGGGCTCTGTACCCATCCAGAATTATGAACATGTGGCTTGGGTGCTCGCTGCTTACCTGCTTCGGGGAAAGGATCCCAACATGAATCGAAGAAAACAAGTAACGGTTTGATATGATGCTTTTCTGAGATTTTCAAAAACTGATCGATGCGATCAATAAAACCTGTTGAATCCTGCTCATAAGGTAAGTCATGCAAATATACCCTCATGGTATTCATTCCCATATCTGCTGCCCAACCCAGTTCCCGGTCGATGGTTTCTGGGTCAAAGGTATCTTCCTGCCACATCTCCAGCTGATTAATCGCTGTTGAAGGACTAAAATTTGCTCCAACCAGCCATTCCTGCTTCGCATACCATTCGTTTGCTTTTTCCTCTGACCATCTGGAAGCAGTTGCCGTTGTATGGGCTCTATCATTCTCGTCGGTATTGTTGGCGGGAGTTTGGTTACAGCTAAATAAAAAGAGGGACGCGACCGCAATTACAATACAAAAGACATTGTACTTTCTCATAATAAAGATTGGTTTTAATTTAGATTAAAAAAACTGGTGAAGAAGACTCTAGCCTTCTCATCTATACAAAGGACGATAATTTTAACGTGCTGCTTTACATCAATTCGTACCATTCTTTCATTAATTTGTCCCATAGCCAATTAATAGTAACCAGCTAACTATTTTCATAATTTCATCTATATTTGGATAGCCAGACGAAACTTAATTTGTGAAATACATTATTTCAATATCTCTTGTATTGAGCTTGCTGCTGATCGAGCTAAGCTTTGCGCAGCCTTATTATTTCCGTCATTATCAAGTGGAAAACGGACTATCAAATAATGCTGTGCTTTGTAGCATGCAAGATCGCCTTGGCTTTATGTGGTTTGGTACAAAGGATGGACTAAATCGCTTCGACGGGTATTCCTTTAAGGTATTCCATAGCGATCCAGATAACCCCAGCGGTTTAGGAAGCAATTTTATCCGTGCACTTTGCGAAGACAAAAATGGAAAAATATGGGTGGGAACGGATCAGGGCATTTTTATATTTAACCCTGATCTCGAAAGCTTCTCTTTATTCAGCAATAAAATTGTTAATGAAGTTTTAGATATTCAGGAAGACTTGGATGGGAACATCTGGTTCATTAATAACTTTCAACTCTACCAATACAATATTTACGAGAAAAAAATCATGTTGGTTATTCCGAACAGTCGTTTTAATTGCAGTTCGTTTCGACTAGGCAAAGAAAATAGCATCTGGATTGGTACCACGAATGGTGATCTTCTCGCGTATGATACTGATCTGAAAAAAATTCAGCTGAACCCGATGTACAGTCATTCTCCTGACGTTGAAACCCGGTGGATTGAAAGTATTTATGACAGTGGGAAGGGCTACCTCTTTGTAGGAACAACGAAACAGGGGGTGAAGAGGTTTGACATATCTTCAGGAGTGTATACCGACCTTTTTATCGAACATGAAATTGGATCAGATATTTTTGTCCGGGATATCATGCATCACCGGAACCAAGAGTATTGGTTTGCGACAGAAGCCGGGGTGTTCATTTATAATATTGAGAGCAATCAATTTACAAACCTAAAGAAGCAACGAGGTCACCCGTGGGCGATATCCGATAACGCGGTTTACACACTATGTAAGGATCAGGAAGGGGGAATATGGTGTGGTACTTACTTCGGTGGAATTAATTATTACGAATCCAGCAACACTTTTTTTGAAAAATATTTCCCTCATGACGGAGCAACCGGAATATCGGGGAACGCTGTAAGAGAGCTGACTTTTGACGATTATAACAATCTGTGGATTGGAACAGAAGACGATGGCTTAAATAAACTGCATTTGCCTACTGGGAAAATCACACATTATCAACCGTCAGGCACGCCACAAAGTATTTCATTTAGCAATATACACGGATTGCTTGCAAGTGGTGACACGCTATGGGTCGGCACTTTTGAACATGGATTGGATCTAATGGACATTCCCAGTGGCAAGGTTATCAAACATTATAGTATCGATGCAGAAAAAGGCATGTTGCCAAATAATTTTATTTTCAACATTTACAAAACACAAAACGAACAGATCCTTTTAGCGACTGGTAACGGACTACTAAAGTACAATCAAAAAGAAAGGAATTTTCAATACGTTCGGGGTTTTCCGCAGTATATATTCTATACGACAATCTTTGAAGACTCTGAAGGCACAATATGGGTGGGAACTTGGCGCGACGGACTTTATTTTTCTAACCCCAAAACGGGAAAAGCAGGAAAGTTTTTACATAAGATGGGTGATCAGAAAAGCTTAGGAAGCAATCGTGTAAATCGGATCTTTGAAGACAGTCAGCATAATTTGTGGGTTGCTACAGAAGGGGGTCTTTGTCTGTATGAACCATCCTCACGAAGCTTCAAACGCTACACAACGAAAAATGGCTTGCCGAGTAATCTTATTTTGGCAATGGTAGAAGACAATGATCGGTATTTATGGATTACCACGTCAAAAGGGCTTGTTCGTTTTCATCCGGAAAGTGAGGACATCCGGGTTTTTACAAAGAGTAGCGGTTTGTTAAGCGATCAGTTTAATTATAACTCTGCGCAGAAGGACGATAAGGGAAATATTTACTTCGGAAGTGTGAAAGGCCTAATCCGGTTTAATCCTGCCAATTACCATCAAAGCACCTACCACCCCCCTGTCTACATTACTGGTTTGCAGATTCATAACCAAGACTTAGAGGTTAATAGCGAAAATCAAACCATCCTGAATCAATCAGTTACCTTTACTGACCACATTTACGTTCAACATGATCAATCTTCATTGAGCATCGATTTTGCTGCGCTAAGCTATGTGTCTCCAAGAATGACAGAATATGCTTATAAAATGGAAGGTTTGGATAAAAATTGGACACATATCCGGACAAACCGGAGAGCATATTTTACAAAACTTCCACCCGGTGATTATACCTTCCGCGTCAATGTAGCAGACGGAGCTGGTAGTTTTAAAGGTAAGGAGACAACACTCCGCATTACTGTCATGGCACCGTTCTGGGCAACCCACTTTGCCTATGTAATCTATTTGCTTATCGCGGCAGGAATTACTTGGTATCTGGTTTATAGTTATCATTCCCGAACCAGAGAACGAAACCGAAGAAAATTGGAGCTCATCCGGCACCGGAAGGAAGAAGAAGTGTATCATGCTAAAGTAGATTTCTTCACCAATGTGACTCATGAAATCCGCACTCCATTAACGTTGATTAAAGCGCCTTTAGAAAAGGTCTTAAAGAAGACGGAGGAACAACCTTTGATCCAAAAGCACCTTCAAACGATGGATAGAAATACGGATCGGCTTTTGGAACTAACCGATCAGCTGCTTGACTTTCGGAAGATAGAAGTTCAGGGTTATAAACTAAACTTCGTATCAGTCAACTTGAATGAACTTCTCACAGATAACTACCAACGGTTCAAAATGGTAGCTGCACAAAAGAACATTCGTTTGAAATTGCATCTGCCTTCCATGCCTTGCATAGCATATGTCGACAAAGAAGCGCTGACACAGATTATAAGCAATTTGCTGACGAACGGACTAAAATATGCTAAACGTGTTATTATACTTCATTTAGACGAAAAACCCGACATCAATGATATGCTAACCGTCTTGGTAAAAAACGATGGGCAACTTATACCAATACATATGCGGGAAAAGATATTCGACACGTTTGTCAGGTTGAAAGAGGGAGGACAGGGATCTGGACTTGGACTAGCATTAGCCAGATCCTTCGCGC from Pedobacter indicus carries:
- a CDS encoding ligand-binding sensor domain-containing protein; protein product: MKYIISISLVLSLLLIELSFAQPYYFRHYQVENGLSNNAVLCSMQDRLGFMWFGTKDGLNRFDGYSFKVFHSDPDNPSGLGSNFIRALCEDKNGKIWVGTDQGIFIFNPDLESFSLFSNKIVNEVLDIQEDLDGNIWFINNFQLYQYNIYEKKIMLVIPNSRFNCSSFRLGKENSIWIGTTNGDLLAYDTDLKKIQLNPMYSHSPDVETRWIESIYDSGKGYLFVGTTKQGVKRFDISSGVYTDLFIEHEIGSDIFVRDIMHHRNQEYWFATEAGVFIYNIESNQFTNLKKQRGHPWAISDNAVYTLCKDQEGGIWCGTYFGGINYYESSNTFFEKYFPHDGATGISGNAVRELTFDDYNNLWIGTEDDGLNKLHLPTGKITHYQPSGTPQSISFSNIHGLLASGDTLWVGTFEHGLDLMDIPSGKVIKHYSIDAEKGMLPNNFIFNIYKTQNEQILLATGNGLLKYNQKERNFQYVRGFPQYIFYTTIFEDSEGTIWVGTWRDGLYFSNPKTGKAGKFLHKMGDQKSLGSNRVNRIFEDSQHNLWVATEGGLCLYEPSSRSFKRYTTKNGLPSNLILAMVEDNDRYLWITTSKGLVRFHPESEDIRVFTKSSGLLSDQFNYNSAQKDDKGNIYFGSVKGLIRFNPANYHQSTYHPPVYITGLQIHNQDLEVNSENQTILNQSVTFTDHIYVQHDQSSLSIDFAALSYVSPRMTEYAYKMEGLDKNWTHIRTNRRAYFTKLPPGDYTFRVNVADGAGSFKGKETTLRITVMAPFWATHFAYVIYLLIAAGITWYLVYSYHSRTRERNRRKLELIRHRKEEEVYHAKVDFFTNVTHEIRTPLTLIKAPLEKVLKKTEEQPLIQKHLQTMDRNTDRLLELTDQLLDFRKIEVQGYKLNFVSVNLNELLTDNYQRFKMVAAQKNIRLKLHLPSMPCIAYVDKEALTQIISNLLTNGLKYAKRVIILHLDEKPDINDMLTVLVKNDGQLIPIHMREKIFDTFVRLKEGGQGSGLGLALARSFAQLHNGELYLALPEDEMNIFVLKLPFIHNRNQSENGK
- a CDS encoding SusC/RagA family TonB-linked outer membrane protein encodes the protein MKKNIKGKSQWPNPVKVAICLLVSIGTVGSLSAREPAHMIPTTTKLTTSLAQTKVTGRVTDQQGTALQGINVQVKGSETSTVTDGDGVFTIQVPSNETILVFSYLGYQSQEVTVGSQRELQVVLAESLEELEEVVVIGYGSVRKKDLTGAVSVVDTREMAKTGSATIAQSIQGLATGVNVRNTGNAGSDASIEIRGVGNLTNNNPLWVIDGLITSAGADFNPNDVESIQILKDASAAAIYGSRAANGVIIVTTKKGRKGPAVVDFSVRESFDWSPRYDLMNAEEYKKYNDMAYKEAIKDGVWNGTLQDHADIDTDWQEETMQTALVQDYNVSISGGGDAGNYFISGGYYNNDGIMYGNSFDRYTFRVNTEGNKGIFSFGESFSFSQTDRDPLQTSSYIDIIRMLPTIPVRDPENLGGFGYGNEANARTFATNPIAREEIEDTNTKIYRMRGTFWGQAQITKFLSYKLNVGIDYIFDEYRYFRKEGNWTMNQEYRDPTGNKNRIKETNELIENTLNFDHDFGKHHVDAVAGLTYQHQYWEDVGAQRLKFPFLGGDYITVLNAGQENQTNWNSIQEYALISYLGRANYIYDDKYFATLTFRRDGSSKLSPANRWDNFYSISGAWRISNEDFFDVSWINDLKLRANYGEIGNAAFPGNWSYLGTINPNIVTVFGSGQGLVNGATQVQIVNENLRWERTAQTNIGLDAVFLDNRLTATAEYYNSETRDVLTGMQISMTTGNQGGAPLANVASLKNTGFELGLMWRDQVGEFNYNVGTNITTLNNEILELGYGNEVFYTGQTRSEIGRSLGEYYLLKTDGLFRTQADIDSYVNSAGTPITIEGKRPQLGDLRYIDTDDNGQITTGDRQIVGDPWADLLLSVNAGFSFKNVDFSMLWSGQMGNDILNGGMRQGRLFADNSNYIRFESGHEPWQENPDSDFPRIIYADTRNTRGDSDIWLENGSYLRLRNVQLGYTFDDQFLNRIRLNGLRVFVTGNNLITITKYKGLDPDFVNTNVWDRGTDNMAFPNARTFMLGLQVSF
- a CDS encoding cellulase family glycosylhydrolase — its product is MRKYNVFCIVIAVASLFLFSCNQTPANNTDENDRAHTTATASRWSEEKANEWYAKQEWLVGANFSPSTAINQLEMWQEDTFDPETIDRELGWAADMGMNTMRVYLHDLPYEQDSTGFIDRIDQFLKISEKHHIKPLLVFFDSCWDPFPEAGKQRAPKPHVHNSGWVQSPGQYALKDSTQYPRLERYVKGVVSHFAEDDRILGWDIWNEPDNMTGPSYEAIEIKDKVDYVIPLLDKAFKWARSVNPSQPLTSGIWGGGDWSSHEQLKPIEKLQIENSDIISFHHYEEPADFEKRLTELQRYNRPLLCTEYMARPNGSTFEGFLPIAKENQVAMFNWGFVDGKTQTKYPWDSWTKTYTAEPELWFHDILRTDGTPYIAEEVELIKEMTK